The segment CCATACGATCAACGCCGGAAACGCTGCATGAATGATTCAAGGACGTCCATATCCCCTCTTGGCCGGACAAAATACCGCTGGGCCGCGCCGGGTGATATCAACGCCTTCTTTGGCTTGATGCTGGACAACATTGCCGGGCTGCTGTTGATGGTAGGTCTGCTGGCCGGATTCGGATTCCCGACCGAGTTCGCGGTTTCGGCGATGGTTCCCGGCACGGCTTTGGGAGTTCTGATCGGTGACTTGGCGTTTTTCTTTCTTGCGTTTCGACTCGCAAAACAGACCGGACGCGACGACATCACCGCGATGCCGCTGGGGCTAGATACTCCGTCTACCTTTGGCATTGTCTTGTTCGTACTAGGGCCGTCGTTCCTGCAAGGTCAAGCGATGGGGCTCGACCCAACCGCTGCGGCCTACCGAACTTGGTACATCGGGATTTGGTGCATCGTGCTGTCGGGATTACTGAAGTTCATGTTGGCACCAGCGACTGAGTGGGTTCGCCGCTGTGTGCCGCGAGCCGGTTTGTTGGGATCGCTCGCCGCGATCGCGTTGGTCTTGATCAGCTTTCTGCCGCTGATGGAAATCCTGGGTCATCCACTGCCGGGCATGATTGCGCTGGTGATCGTGCTGACGACTTTGATTGGCCGGATTCCGCTGCCCGGACGAACGCCCGGAACGCTAGGCGCTTTGATTGTCGCCGGCGCGATGTACTACATTATGTGTTGGATCCCCGATACCGGATACCATTTTCCCAAACCCGTCGACGTTGCTTGGTTCCCGACGATGTGGATGGAAAGTTGGCAGTTCCAGTGGCTCGGTAGCTTTGCCGATGCATTGCCATATGTCCCGATAGCGATGCCGTTTGCAATCGCCACCATTGTTGGCGGCATTGACTGTACCGAAAGTGCATGCGCCGCGGGCGATGCCTACGACACGCGAACTGTCATCGGTGTCGAAGCACTGGCAACATTGATCGCGGGCCTGTCGGGGGGCGTGATTCAGACGACGCCGTACATCGGACACCCTGCGTACAAGGCGATGGGCGGTCGCGCGGCCTATGTGCTGGGGACAGCGTTGTTAGTCGGATCTGCTGGATTAGTGGGATACTTCGCGTGGTTGAATGCATGGATCCCCGCCCCGGTGGTTTTTCCAATCCTGGTTTTTGTCGGCCTTGAAATCACAGCACAAAGTTTTCTAGCAACACCGCGTCGACACTACCCAGCGGTCGCGATAGCTTGCCTGCCTGCACTCGCATTTTTAGCGATGAATCTGCCCGGCCGAATCTTTGGTGATGACGCGTTGATGTCGCAGGGCATCAGTGCTGAAACGCTTCATGACCCTGGGTTGATGGCAAACCTAAAAACGATCGGCATGCTCAGCAGCGGATTCATTCTGACCAGTCTGCTTTGGTCGTGGGCGCTGGCGGCTGCGATTGACCGACGACTGGTATTGGCGGCGAAAGTCCTGCTGCTTGCCTGTGTTTTGACGCTGTTTGGAGTGATGCATTCGCCGCTTGCCGGGAATCGCTTATTCGTTCCCATTGGTCCCGAGACTTGGGGCAACATGGTGCTAGATCCCGTCAATCGCAAACTCGTGCTGGAATTCGCAGCAGGGTACTTTGCATCCGCAGTTCTGCTGTTTGCGTGGTCATTCATGGGCGGCATTGGAAAGCCCATCATCGGTGACGAAGAACCACCGGCCTAGTCAAAGCGTTTATTTTGCTCAGGATTCGATTTCGATTGATCGCGGTTGGTGTTTCGGTTTCGTTTTTGCGATCACGTCGACATCCGCGGGCAAGTTGTCTGTAAAGCGTTCCAGATCGCCGGCGGATTCGAACCAAGCGAAAACCCCCGGCCCCCAACTGCTTTGCCCAACGCCGTGACCGCCACGACCGATCGTTTCATCGATTAAGCGTGCCACGTCTTCACCGTGATACGGCCCGCCTTGCACGCTCGCGAAAAACATTCCGCTGGCGTAGTTGTACCGCTGCACGCTGCTTGCAAACGTGGCAAAGTCGGCCGCTCTGGCCGCTGGCAATATCTCGTGATCCAAAATGTGGATCAGATTCGACTTCGCTTCAGCAGTGGCCAACTTCAAAGCCGAAAACTGTTCAATCTCGGTGTCGCCACTAATCGTCGTTGCCTCCGCTTTGGGACGCATGACGATCACCCGCCACGACTCAGGCAATTCAATCCGATGATTGAGCGGATTCAGGTCCGTCGGCGAATCAGCCCGTTCATCGATCAATCCGCCGGCATAGTAACCATGCACACCGATGGCTGAACGTTTCCCCCTGCCCGCAATCTCAACGGCCAGCGTTTCCGCAGCAATGTCGACATCAAAAAATGCGCAGATCGATTCCGCGATCGCCATCGACAACTGAGTACCGCTACCGAGCCCGCAATGCGACGGTGGTGCTGCGACCAGGTTGATTTGGCAAGCCGGCAGTCCATCCCAACCAACGTGATGGCAAAGCCGTGTCACAATTTTGGTGGCTCGCCCGATGATCGAATCATCGGCAACAAACGCGGCATTTGGACGAACCACAATTTCGGTTGCCGGTTGGTCCACCATCACACCGACGCCGCCAAACGGAGCAGCGGTGTCCAGCAACCCAAAATGCAATCGAGCTCCCGTGGTCACACGCACCGTTCGTTCACCTGGAATTGGTGCTCTGGAATGGGTGTTACTGGAATGGGTGTTACTGGTCGGCGAGTCGTTCATCAATGATCCTGCGAAGCATTTTGAAGGCATCATGTTCAGCAGAACCAGCGGTTTTGTCGATCAGTGGTGTCAGACGTTTGATCTCGTCGTGAATCGCGTCGGCCGAAATCAGATGCGTTCGCGTCGCCAAAATTGCAGTTTCCAACACCGCGTGCTTGGCGCGATTGAACCCAAAGAATGGACGAACCATCTTGGACCGAACCACTCTGCAATGCATCTCGGACCGAACTTCGTCATGCTCGATCGATTCAATCTCGACCGCGAACCAGCGATGACAATCGATCAGCGGCCACCAATCGGTGCCCTCGATCTGGCGAACGAGTCCCGCAACATCGACGTCATCGATCTGGCCTACGGCCGCACGAGCGATCAGCATGGCGTCGTCGGTGACGTGAATGACCGCACACTTGGACTGTTTCAAATTACTGAACGTGCGCGACGACACGAACGGGCGCAGCGTAAAGGTCACCCCCATGCCACTTGGTTCAGTAAGGTCACCATGAACGATCGGCCCCATCGGCGCAAGATTGACTCGGCCCGATGCATCGATCGACGAAACGAGAGACTCTAGAATCAAGACTTCACCCTTTCTCGGGAAGAGTCGCATTTGGCTGCGATCGAGAAAACGCATTGAGTGAATCCGCCGCGCTGTCGCCAGCGCATTGACGAGCAATTGCAATGAAGTTTTCGATGATCTTTGCGCCGTAATCTGACAGCACCGATTCGGGATGAAATTGCACGCCATGGATCGGTCGAGTTCTATGCCGCACGCCCATGATGACTCCATCGTCCGTCGATGCGGTCACGATCAATTCACGGGGAACATGATCCGGATCGATCGCAAGTGAGTGATACCGGGCAACTCGCATCGGTGACGGACAATCGGCATAAACGCCAAGTCCGTCGTGCTGGATCAAACTGCTGACGCCGTGCATTGGTCCACAACGATGGATCACGCCACCGAATGCGGCGCCGATCGATTGATGGCCCAAGCAGACACCTAGAATCGGAATCTCGGGCGACAGTTCACGCAGTACCTCAATCGAACAACCTGCCTCTTCGGGGCGCCGCGGGCCCGGCGACAACACCACTGCGTCGGGTGACAGTTCGTTACATCCGCGTACATCGATCTGGTCGCTTCGAACGACAATTGTTTCGCATCCAGCCCGACGAAAGTATCGGGCCAGGTTGTGAACGAAGGAATCGTAATTGTCGAGAAGTAGGATCAAGGAACTTACCGGCGTGGTTTTGCAAACTTGATCTTTTCGATCAGCTTCACCACTTGGTCACCGTCTTTGTAACCGCTGACTGCGGTAATCGCGCGGATCACGTATTCGTATCGCAGGTTGTAATCGGTGTCAATTTCCAGTTCGGGACCTTCGTCACCGGCGACGGGTGCGTTGCCGCCCACCATCGAAACAACGTTGCCGCGAAGTTTGTCAAAATCGGTTCCTAGATCAATTTCATTCATCGACATGCCGGTCAATTGACCTTCCTCATTAGCTCGCAATCGCAGTTTCAACGGCAAGTCCGTCGGGTCCGACGCAGCACCACCAGCCAATGGCATCCGAACGCTGAAATCACCTTCCATCTCAACAATTTTGAACGTCATCACAAAGAAGATCAGCAGCAGAAAGACAATGTCGATCATGCTGGTCATGTCCAGTCCGTTCTTTTCGGCGTCTTTTTGATTTCGAATTTTCATGAACGATCCTCCTTCACACGAAGCGCAAAGTTTTCGAGCTTCTGTTCTTGGGCGACACGAATGATCTCCTGCACGTCACCAGCGGCGGTGTCCTTGTGCGCTCGGATGATGACGTTGGCGTCATTCACCGATTTACCTTCGGCTCGAATCACCGATATTTCACGGCTTAGCCCAATCCGAAGTGTTTCTGCGGTGTAGTCGTCACCGCCCAAGATGATCTCGCCATCTTTGGCTACATGCAGCACGATCGGAAACTCAATCGCGACTTCCGGCGGCTTGACCAATTGGCTACTTGGCAACTTGACGCGATCATTCGATTCGGTTTGCGCAAAGTTGATCAGGACCATAAAAAAGGCGATCAACTGGAACGTCATATCGATCATCGGCGTCAGGTCGCCTTCGGCCAAATCGACTTTGTTGTTTTTTACGCGCATCGAATCAGTTCCTACTTCTTAACCGCTTGAGGTTGAACGTCTTCGAAACGGCTCATCAAGTTTTCGCTAGTCACGCCGACTTCTAACAGCAAACGCGAGACTCGGTTACGCAAAATGTTGTAAGCCGCGATCGCCGGAATCGCGACCGCCAAGCCGACCAGCGTCGTAAACAACGCCGTCGAAATACCTGCGGCCAAATCCGATGGCTTGGGAGTGGATCCGCCCAACGCGATCACTTGGAACGATGAAATCATCCCCTGAACCGTTCCGAACAGACCGATCATGGGACTAAGGTTGCCGATCAACGCCATGTAACTGAGGCGGTGTTCCAGCTTCATGCTTTCTTCTTCGCCGACTTCCTGCATTCCTTCGAGCGCCTTGTTGTAGCCGCGGCTTAGTTTTGCCAAGCCAGCCGACAAGACTTGCCCAAGCACCGACTCGTCAGTTCGGGCCATGTCATAGGCGCCTTGGAAGTCTTTTTCGTTCAGCCGAGCCTCGAAATTATCGACCAACTCTTGCGGACAAAGTGTATCGCGTCGGGCGGCCAACATGTTCATCACAAACAAGGACACCAAAGTGATCGAAAGGGCTAAGAAGATCAGCACGTAGCCGAGTCCAAGTGAGTCATAGGTCCACTTCAACAAGTTCTGGCTACCCTTGGGAGCCGGCGTGTCTGCTTGGTTTTCGTTTCCACCGTCTGCGGCCGGTGGCTCCGGCTCGGCAGCGACGTCGTCGGCAAATTCGCCTGCGGCGTCTCCGAATTCGGCAGCGGCATCATCTTGAGCGCTGGCAGTGATTGCCAGAGAAGACGAAGAAATGAACACGATCATGAAAACGATCGAACGAAGAAGACTGGACATGCCAGTTAGCGAACCGCAGGAGACGGACATCAAAGAGGCTCTCCGAGTCAAAGCTTGAGTGAGAAAAGGTAGTTTGAATTTGGATGGGGAGTTTACGAAACGACGGCAAAACCATTGTCTCCATCATAGTCTAGCGATTTCGTGCGACTACAAAGCACCGGGGTAGCGTTGTTGCAGTTCTTGGCGTGCTTCGGCCGCTCGATCGGGTTTCCCGAGTTTGGGCCACAGTTCGACAAGCTTTAGCAACGCTTGCGCATGTGCATCTGGCAAACGCGAAAACATCAAATGAGTGTGCAAGTAGGCCAATACGGCTCCTTCAAAGTCGCCAGATGCTTCGTAACTAGCACCTTGCGCATTGTAAATCCGAGCGGCCATTTCAATGTCGGTAGGATTCAATTCAGCAATCAGCGAATTGACTAGCTCGAGACCTTCGGTCGCCTTACCGGTTTGAGCTAGCGCGACGGCTTTGCCAGCTTTAGCAAGCGATTGAGTGCGAATCGTCTGCGGTGTTTGCGCCTTGACGTTGATGACTTTGTCAAACAGCGAGATCGCCGCATCGCTTTCTTTTTGCGAGACAGAAACCATCCCCTGCAGATAAACCGATTCGATCTTGGTGTCCGCCGAAGCTGAACTGTCAAGCAGTTTGTAGTACTTCAGCGCATCGGCCGGTTTGTTCAGTGCCAGCGCCAAATCGCCCAGGATCTTCGCGGCGTCAAACAAGTGCCATGAATCGCGGTACTTTCCGATGAAGCCAAGTACCGCCGATGCGGCAGCTTCCTTAGGACCGCGTCCCGACAAGGCCAGTTTGCTTTGCGAAAGAACGGTGTAGTAAGCGTAGTCGGCTTCGATGACAGCGCGTTTGATTTCTTTCGTGTCGACCTTTTTCAACTCTTCGAGCGCCTGCTCGTATTGATCGTCGATCACAAACTCGCGAGCCTTGGTCAACGAACCTGGGTCGCCTTCGTAGAGTATTTTTTCGATGTCCGCCGACAAGAAATTTTGAACGCCATCGCTGCGTTTTACTTGAACACCTTTGGCACTGGTCTGGGCAACTGCGCCGGTGACGCTCTTACCCGACTTGTCGTACAGCCGATCGTTCTGGGCCTGGACAGGCGACGCAAACGCAAGCGTCACAGTAACGACAATGACGATGCAAATGAGTTTTGAAAAGTGGTTCATGAAAAGCGACCAAGGGTCGAGAACGAGTTGAGGGTAAAAATGCGACGGCCGCTGGCGTAGCCAACCAAGCCGCCAAGCTTAACCAGCCGGCAGAGCGGGTTTTGGCAATGCTGGAAGCCCGTCGGGTTTTTGGCCCAGTTCTTTCTGGATCAGTTTCAACAGTTGATCAAATTTCCGATGCTGGGCTGGCCCGCCCAACGTCGGGAATAACGCAGCAACTTGCGTGATGTCACCAGCCGATTTTGAAATCAACGCTTCCTCTTTGGTCGTTTTGCCCCACAGATATCGGCATAAAGCGACGTGGTAGCGAGCGTCAAAAAAGGTGTCGCGAAACTTAGGATTTCCGCTGGTCAACTGACTGATCTTGCCCCAACCCCAAATCACGTTTTTTCGATTTTCGTCTGGCTTGGCACCATTGAGAGCGGCCTTGAAGGAGCTGCTGGCAAAATTGGGCGGCAAGATTGCGCCCCATTGCTCGTACGCGGTGGCGGCTTCGATTTGCGCGTTCAGCATATTGGGGTTCTTGCGAAGCACAGGCTCGAGCGTGTCGATGGCCTTCTTGTATTCGCCGAGCAAGCGTTGGGCACGGCCGAGTTGATAGTCGACCGTCAAAGGAGTTTCGGACGACTTCTCTTTCAAGCGTCCGAAAGTTTCAATCGCTGTCCCCAACAAGTCAGCTGCCTGCCCAACCGCCTTTGTTTCACCTGGCTGCATAGACGCTTCGGCAAGCTCCATTACCGTTTGGCCGATCCACTGCAACGTGGCAGTGTCGTCGGTGGTGGTCGAGATGCGTTGCAAGAAGACGCGAAACGCGCCGATTAGTTTCGTTTTCTGGGCCGGATCGGCCGTATCAAGCTGCTCGCGAATGTCGCGTGCCATTCGCAAGTAAATGCCACTGATCCGCTGGGCCGCATCGTCGCCGGTGACACTGCCACGAAGTTTATCCATCACTTCGTTGGCCTTGCTGACCAGCGATTCGGTATCGCTGCCCGGCGCAGTCATTTTTTGAACCAACAGACTGAGCTCGGTGCTGTACAAGTCGCTCGCAAACGTCTCGTCCGATTTGCCCAAGGTATCCGCCAGTTTTGCTGGACCGTACTTGGTGCTGCGAAGCGTTTTGTCGGCTTGTTCGATATTGTCGCTTCGCAGATAGACCTTAGTCAGAATCAGCGCCGCCTTCATGGCTTCTTCGTCGGCCAAGTTTCCCTGGATCGAATCCAGCCCGGAACGCAGTTCCTTTTCAGCGTCGCCCATCAACTTGGTCGCCTCGGCATCCTCGCCGGCCGCACGAGCCTCTGCAGATGCTTGATACAGAAACAAACCAAGCTTCCGCTGCATCAGAGAACGCGTCGGGCTCTCGGACATCTTTTCGATGATCGCCCGAGCTTTGTCCCATTGATTTTCTTGCAACGATAACTCGACCACCAAACGTTGAAAGACGGGGGTTTCCGAGTGAGTCGCCCAGTTCATTTCCGCAAACGCAGCCAAATCCTTGACCTCGGAAATCAGACGCTGGTTTGACAAATCCGAAACCAACAGGGTCTGCAACGAATTGCGAGCGATCAACGCGCCCTTCATCCCCATATCCGTACCAGGCGAGTTTTTGGCCAAGAAAGTGCCGACAACCGCCGCGTCGCGGTAACGCGAGTCCTGGTACAGCATGAAGGCGAGCAGTTGGCGTCCATTGTTCGCGACTTCGCCGTCCGAATTGGCGCCAATCATTGCTAGACCACGCGACAAAATCCGAATCGCGACGCCGCGAGACTCGACGATTTTTTGGTCAAGTTCTTTTTGCTTTGTCGCGTCATTGTCTTTTTTAGCCGTCGCCAACATCGCCGAGTAATTTTCGGCCGCCTGATAAAGTTCGATCGCTTTGGCGTAAGCATCATCCAGGCTGGTCGGGTCTTCGGCGGTGGGCAATTCAGCGACCTTGCCAGATTCCGATTCGACGCCCAGCCCCTTCAACAACTCATTGGCTTCGGCGACATGATCACCGTCAACCTTGCTAGCTTTGATCAGCAATTGGCGTCCTTCGGATTCAGAACGTTTTAAGTCCGCCGGTTTTTGATTTTCCTTGTCAGTCGATTTTTGCAAATACGCTTTGGCCAAATCCACTTGCAACTGCATCACGACGGGCGAGCGTCGTTCGTTGGGGCGAACCGTGTCGATCATTCCTT is part of the Rubripirellula reticaptiva genome and harbors:
- a CDS encoding permease encodes the protein MNDSRTSISPLGRTKYRWAAPGDINAFFGLMLDNIAGLLLMVGLLAGFGFPTEFAVSAMVPGTALGVLIGDLAFFFLAFRLAKQTGRDDITAMPLGLDTPSTFGIVLFVLGPSFLQGQAMGLDPTAAAYRTWYIGIWCIVLSGLLKFMLAPATEWVRRCVPRAGLLGSLAAIALVLISFLPLMEILGHPLPGMIALVIVLTTLIGRIPLPGRTPGTLGALIVAGAMYYIMCWIPDTGYHFPKPVDVAWFPTMWMESWQFQWLGSFADALPYVPIAMPFAIATIVGGIDCTESACAAGDAYDTRTVIGVEALATLIAGLSGGVIQTTPYIGHPAYKAMGGRAAYVLGTALLVGSAGLVGYFAWLNAWIPAPVVFPILVFVGLEITAQSFLATPRRHYPAVAIACLPALAFLAMNLPGRIFGDDALMSQGISAETLHDPGLMANLKTIGMLSSGFILTSLLWSWALAAAIDRRLVLAAKVLLLACVLTLFGVMHSPLAGNRLFVPIGPETWGNMVLDPVNRKLVLEFAAGYFASAVLLFAWSFMGGIGKPIIGDEEPPA
- a CDS encoding GHMP family kinase ATP-binding protein: MRVTTGARLHFGLLDTAAPFGGVGVMVDQPATEIVVRPNAAFVADDSIIGRATKIVTRLCHHVGWDGLPACQINLVAAPPSHCGLGSGTQLSMAIAESICAFFDVDIAAETLAVEIAGRGKRSAIGVHGYYAGGLIDERADSPTDLNPLNHRIELPESWRVIVMRPKAEATTISGDTEIEQFSALKLATAEAKSNLIHILDHEILPAARAADFATFASSVQRYNYASGMFFASVQGGPYHGEDVARLIDETIGRGGHGVGQSSWGPGVFAWFESAGDLERFTDNLPADVDVIAKTKPKHQPRSIEIES
- a CDS encoding DUF447 domain-containing protein; protein product: MRFLDRSQMRLFPRKGEVLILESLVSSIDASGRVNLAPMGPIVHGDLTEPSGMGVTFTLRPFVSSRTFSNLKQSKCAVIHVTDDAMLIARAAVGQIDDVDVAGLVRQIEGTDWWPLIDCHRWFAVEIESIEHDEVRSEMHCRVVRSKMVRPFFGFNRAKHAVLETAILATRTHLISADAIHDEIKRLTPLIDKTAGSAEHDAFKMLRRIIDERLADQ
- a CDS encoding anthranilate synthase component II, giving the protein MILLLDNYDSFVHNLARYFRRAGCETIVVRSDQIDVRGCNELSPDAVVLSPGPRRPEEAGCSIEVLRELSPEIPILGVCLGHQSIGAAFGGVIHRCGPMHGVSSLIQHDGLGVYADCPSPMRVARYHSLAIDPDHVPRELIVTASTDDGVIMGVRHRTRPIHGVQFHPESVLSDYGAKIIENFIAIARQCAGDSAADSLNAFSRSQPNATLPEKG
- a CDS encoding ExbD/TolR family protein — encoded protein: MKIRNQKDAEKNGLDMTSMIDIVFLLLIFFVMTFKIVEMEGDFSVRMPLAGGAASDPTDLPLKLRLRANEEGQLTGMSMNEIDLGTDFDKLRGNVVSMVGGNAPVAGDEGPELEIDTDYNLRYEYVIRAITAVSGYKDGDQVVKLIEKIKFAKPRR
- a CDS encoding ExbD/TolR family protein, coding for MRVKNNKVDLAEGDLTPMIDMTFQLIAFFMVLINFAQTESNDRVKLPSSQLVKPPEVAIEFPIVLHVAKDGEIILGGDDYTAETLRIGLSREISVIRAEGKSVNDANVIIRAHKDTAAGDVQEIIRVAQEQKLENFALRVKEDRS
- a CDS encoding MotA/TolQ/ExbB proton channel family protein yields the protein MSVSCGSLTGMSSLLRSIVFMIVFISSSSLAITASAQDDAAAEFGDAAGEFADDVAAEPEPPAADGGNENQADTPAPKGSQNLLKWTYDSLGLGYVLIFLALSITLVSLFVMNMLAARRDTLCPQELVDNFEARLNEKDFQGAYDMARTDESVLGQVLSAGLAKLSRGYNKALEGMQEVGEEESMKLEHRLSYMALIGNLSPMIGLFGTVQGMISSFQVIALGGSTPKPSDLAAGISTALFTTLVGLAVAIPAIAAYNILRNRVSRLLLEVGVTSENLMSRFEDVQPQAVKK
- a CDS encoding tetratricopeptide repeat protein, with product MNHFSKLICIVIVVTVTLAFASPVQAQNDRLYDKSGKSVTGAVAQTSAKGVQVKRSDGVQNFLSADIEKILYEGDPGSLTKAREFVIDDQYEQALEELKKVDTKEIKRAVIEADYAYYTVLSQSKLALSGRGPKEAAASAVLGFIGKYRDSWHLFDAAKILGDLALALNKPADALKYYKLLDSSASADTKIESVYLQGMVSVSQKESDAAISLFDKVINVKAQTPQTIRTQSLAKAGKAVALAQTGKATEGLELVNSLIAELNPTDIEMAARIYNAQGASYEASGDFEGAVLAYLHTHLMFSRLPDAHAQALLKLVELWPKLGKPDRAAEARQELQQRYPGAL
- a CDS encoding tetratricopeptide repeat protein, producing MLFRRIARRIQANGPNARGSIRVITLVSGACFFAGGLPSVLPGTSSGMAIVAAAEPAEDFLARLRAAKYFDTAILYLDRLDKYAGVDGEFKKAVLLEKAQTYVDAARVSRSAAARDDFLKEATTSLDEFLKGGSNPRQAEARLMLGTLQMFRGAQALGVKPDDAARKAALGHYSAAGKTFDEIVATLKAKLTEMQGAKIDAKANPEKAAERDQSRGEYLQALTMAGEARLQAAKTYKDPAKAGKTQLDEALGFFTDLSEKYTHFPPGAVALMSRGLVQEELGQNDAAMDSFIRMLETPDVEDLRDAKFKATSGLIRLSLAEKPPKYQPAIDRGQGMIDTVRPNERRSPVVMQLQVDLAKAYLQKSTDKENQKPADLKRSESEGRQLLIKASKVDGDHVAEANELLKGLGVESESGKVAELPTAEDPTSLDDAYAKAIELYQAAENYSAMLATAKKDNDATKQKELDQKIVESRGVAIRILSRGLAMIGANSDGEVANNGRQLLAFMLYQDSRYRDAAVVGTFLAKNSPGTDMGMKGALIARNSLQTLLVSDLSNQRLISEVKDLAAFAEMNWATHSETPVFQRLVVELSLQENQWDKARAIIEKMSESPTRSLMQRKLGLFLYQASAEARAAGEDAEATKLMGDAEKELRSGLDSIQGNLADEEAMKAALILTKVYLRSDNIEQADKTLRSTKYGPAKLADTLGKSDETFASDLYSTELSLLVQKMTAPGSDTESLVSKANEVMDKLRGSVTGDDAAQRISGIYLRMARDIREQLDTADPAQKTKLIGAFRVFLQRISTTTDDTATLQWIGQTVMELAEASMQPGETKAVGQAADLLGTAIETFGRLKEKSSETPLTVDYQLGRAQRLLGEYKKAIDTLEPVLRKNPNMLNAQIEAATAYEQWGAILPPNFASSSFKAALNGAKPDENRKNVIWGWGKISQLTSGNPKFRDTFFDARYHVALCRYLWGKTTKEEALISKSAGDITQVAALFPTLGGPAQHRKFDQLLKLIQKELGQKPDGLPALPKPALPAG